In Sphingobacterium thalpophilum, a genomic segment contains:
- a CDS encoding glycoside hydrolase family 97 catalytic domain-containing protein, giving the protein MLNHNYTRYFKRLPVKRYALVCMLSLLGTIAAAQQTSVSSPDGTLTVKLDLKNGHLFYQVELEGKTMLEASPLGLQSKTINLSDNLRPIAEKRGEILTNYNEPKIKRSQVQYKANELRYVLENTSKQQIEVTFRVSNNNIAFRYYVPQVGEPANFALIKEESGFKFPLITTTFLTAQASPMIGWMKTKPSYEEEYQADQALGVPSKYGIGYTFPALFHVGDRGWVLISETGVSSAYCASKLSEGTKDGLYSIAFPEEGENNGIGRAAPTISLPGYTPWRTLTIGSNLKPIVETTIPFDVVEPQYPASKKYEFGRATWSWLEWQDGSINFEDQKKFIDLSASMGYEFVLIDNWWDTKIGHEKIEQLVAYGKERGVGICLWYNSNGFWNDAPQTPKNKMNTSIARKAEMQWMQRVGIKGIKVDFFGGDKQETLKLYEDILSDANDYGLTVIFHGCTLPRGWERMYPNFVGSEAVLASENLIFTQHANDTEAFNATLHPFIRNAVAAMDFGPVLLNKRHNRENNGGTIRKTTETFQLATAILFQNPVQNFGLTPNNLQEMPTHVIDFMKQVPTTWDETIFIDGYPGKYVILARRKSDKWYIAGINAEGKEKTVSVNLPMLSTDAVQLIDDNIARESKQKQIRLSKTKTIKLTLQPDGAVVLIGK; this is encoded by the coding sequence ATGTTAAATCACAATTATACGCGCTATTTTAAACGTTTACCAGTAAAACGTTATGCTTTGGTATGTATGCTATCTTTGTTGGGGACAATTGCCGCAGCACAGCAGACATCGGTATCGAGTCCGGACGGAACTTTGACCGTTAAATTGGATCTGAAAAACGGTCATCTATTTTATCAGGTTGAACTGGAAGGAAAGACAATGTTGGAAGCTTCACCGCTTGGGCTTCAAAGCAAGACGATAAATTTAAGCGATAATTTGCGTCCAATAGCAGAAAAAAGAGGTGAAATTTTGACCAATTATAACGAGCCAAAAATCAAACGCAGTCAGGTACAGTATAAAGCGAATGAATTGCGTTATGTGTTGGAGAATACTTCAAAGCAGCAGATCGAGGTTACTTTCCGTGTTAGCAACAACAATATTGCCTTCCGATATTATGTGCCACAGGTAGGCGAGCCGGCCAACTTCGCACTAATAAAGGAGGAGAGTGGCTTTAAATTTCCACTTATTACAACAACATTTTTAACAGCCCAAGCTTCCCCGATGATAGGCTGGATGAAAACAAAACCAAGTTATGAAGAGGAGTATCAGGCAGATCAGGCCTTAGGGGTACCTTCGAAGTATGGTATTGGATATACTTTTCCTGCACTCTTTCATGTTGGGGATCGTGGATGGGTACTTATTTCGGAAACGGGTGTATCAAGTGCTTATTGTGCATCCAAGTTAAGCGAAGGCACCAAGGACGGTCTTTATAGTATTGCTTTCCCGGAAGAGGGGGAGAACAATGGCATTGGACGTGCAGCTCCCACGATTTCATTACCCGGTTATACACCTTGGCGTACACTGACTATCGGGAGCAATCTAAAACCCATTGTGGAGACGACCATTCCTTTCGATGTTGTTGAGCCGCAATATCCGGCGTCGAAGAAATACGAATTCGGACGGGCAACGTGGAGTTGGCTGGAATGGCAGGATGGTAGTATTAATTTTGAAGACCAAAAGAAGTTTATTGATCTGTCAGCTTCAATGGGTTATGAATTTGTATTGATCGACAATTGGTGGGATACTAAGATCGGCCATGAAAAAATTGAACAATTGGTGGCTTATGGAAAGGAGCGTGGCGTAGGTATTTGCCTGTGGTATAATTCGAACGGATTCTGGAACGACGCACCGCAAACACCAAAAAATAAAATGAATACTTCGATCGCACGTAAAGCCGAGATGCAATGGATGCAGCGTGTGGGCATTAAAGGAATCAAAGTTGATTTTTTTGGAGGTGATAAACAGGAAACACTTAAGCTTTACGAAGATATTCTTTCGGATGCAAATGATTATGGATTAACAGTTATATTTCATGGATGTACTTTACCGCGGGGTTGGGAGCGTATGTATCCGAATTTCGTGGGTAGCGAAGCTGTATTGGCCTCCGAAAACTTGATTTTCACACAACATGCAAATGATACGGAGGCCTTTAATGCGACTTTACATCCATTTATTCGCAATGCCGTGGCGGCAATGGATTTTGGTCCGGTTTTGCTGAACAAACGTCATAACCGTGAGAATAACGGTGGTACTATTCGCAAAACGACAGAAACATTTCAATTGGCAACCGCGATTTTATTTCAGAATCCAGTGCAAAATTTTGGATTGACACCCAATAATTTACAGGAAATGCCAACCCATGTGATTGATTTTATGAAACAGGTACCTACAACTTGGGATGAAACAATTTTTATTGATGGTTATCCAGGTAAATATGTCATACTTGCCCGGAGAAAGAGTGATAAATGGTATATAGCGGGTATAAATGCCGAAGGCAAAGAAAAGACAGTATCGGTGAATTTGCCCATGTTGAGTACGGATGCGGTACAGCTAATCGACGATAACATCGCCCGGGAATCAAAACAGAAACAAATTCGACTTTCCAAAACAAAGACCATCAAATTGACATTACAACCGGATGGCGCTGTTGTTTTAATCGGAAAATAA
- a CDS encoding DinB family protein — protein MNLIMNMIALASIATATLAPSSAKSGSLLEQKDQNITLIEKKQALKHDYVGTDSLLQYFNQTTAELEKQVAGLSEAQLQFKPAPDKWSISQCLEHIIRSERMIFDMAKKSLDQDPQPERRKEIKMTDDNLKNALTDRSHKYQAPKELQPEGIYKNVNTALTDFNAARQPVLDYIKKADAEDLRNHVSDSPTGPIDGYQALMFIAAHSARHTKQIAEIKADPNFPKQ, from the coding sequence ATGAATCTAATTATGAACATGATAGCACTTGCCAGCATAGCAACTGCTACCTTGGCTCCATCATCTGCCAAATCAGGGTCATTGCTCGAGCAAAAGGACCAAAACATTACGCTGATAGAAAAAAAACAGGCTTTAAAACACGATTATGTTGGAACCGACTCGCTATTGCAATATTTTAACCAAACAACTGCGGAGCTTGAAAAGCAGGTTGCGGGTTTAAGCGAAGCGCAGCTCCAATTTAAGCCAGCGCCCGACAAATGGTCGATCAGTCAATGCCTTGAGCATATTATTCGTTCAGAACGAATGATATTTGACATGGCAAAAAAGAGCCTGGATCAAGATCCACAACCTGAAAGGAGAAAAGAGATCAAGATGACCGACGACAATCTAAAAAATGCACTCACAGACAGAAGTCACAAATATCAGGCACCCAAGGAACTCCAACCAGAGGGAATTTATAAAAATGTGAACACCGCTTTGACTGATTTCAATGCCGCCCGCCAACCCGTGCTTGATTACATCAAAAAAGCTGATGCGGAAGATCTCAGAAATCATGTCAGCGATTCCCCAACTGGTCCAATTGATGGTTATCAAGCCCTGATGTTTATTGCTGCGCATTCTGCACGTCATACCAAACAGATCGCTGAAATAAAAGCCGATCCCAATTTTCCAAAACAGTAG
- a CDS encoding SRPBCC domain-containing protein, with product MKKLTYQIKIHAPVPRVFKTMLDKETYKQWTSAFNPSSDFEGIWDKGQKIHFTGVDENGEKGGMVAEIAEYIPNSYVSIRHLGILDNGQEILSGPAVEDWAGALENYSFSDIEGQTLLKVDVDTNDEYIDYFNEAWPNALQRLKDISEKE from the coding sequence ATGAAGAAATTAACTTATCAAATTAAGATCCATGCGCCTGTGCCGCGGGTTTTTAAAACAATGCTTGACAAAGAAACCTATAAACAATGGACCAGTGCATTCAATCCAAGTTCAGATTTCGAAGGCATCTGGGACAAGGGGCAAAAAATTCATTTTACCGGCGTCGATGAAAATGGTGAAAAAGGCGGAATGGTAGCAGAAATCGCCGAATACATTCCAAATTCATATGTGTCTATTCGGCATCTTGGTATCCTAGACAATGGCCAAGAAATTTTATCCGGACCAGCTGTCGAAGATTGGGCTGGAGCATTAGAAAATTATTCTTTTTCGGACATCGAAGGACAAACATTATTGAAAGTAGATGTTGATACAAACGACGAATACATCGATTACTTTAATGAGGCTTGGCCAAATGCTTTGCAACGGCTAAAGGATATTAGCGAAAAGGAATAG
- a CDS encoding transposase: MTFPQNVSGHLSIDETCLSHGELYTVVTNKEARGKKGTIVAILNGTKSENIIPILQKIPQRLRNKVQEITLDLAGNMGLIAKRCFPNAVQVIDRFHVQQLANEALQEIRIKHRWQAIDDENQAIDQARKNKETYFPEVLSNSETIKQLLARSRYLLYKSEHKWTYEQRERAAVLFERYPDIEKAYRLSQELSWIFNTTIDKIYAFTRLAKWADKVEQAGFKSFNTVSRTINIHHKKILNYFDNKSTNASAESFNAKIKAFRSQFRGVGDINFFLFRLTKLFA, from the coding sequence TTGACCTTCCCACAGAATGTCAGCGGCCATCTTTCTATTGACGAGACCTGCCTATCCCATGGCGAGCTCTATACCGTTGTCACCAATAAAGAAGCACGGGGCAAAAAAGGGACCATTGTAGCCATACTGAACGGGACAAAATCAGAGAACATTATCCCGATCCTTCAAAAGATCCCACAGAGATTACGAAATAAAGTTCAAGAGATAACGCTTGATTTAGCCGGTAATATGGGATTGATAGCCAAAAGATGCTTTCCCAATGCTGTTCAGGTAATAGACCGTTTCCATGTTCAGCAACTTGCTAACGAAGCGCTTCAGGAAATAAGGATAAAGCACCGCTGGCAGGCCATTGACGATGAAAATCAAGCAATTGACCAAGCACGAAAGAATAAGGAAACCTATTTTCCGGAAGTCCTATCCAACAGTGAAACCATCAAACAGTTACTTGCAAGAAGCCGATACCTGCTTTATAAAAGTGAACATAAATGGACTTACGAGCAAAGAGAAAGGGCTGCTGTACTCTTTGAGCGATATCCCGATATTGAAAAGGCGTACAGGCTATCCCAAGAACTCTCTTGGATATTCAACACCACCATAGATAAGATCTACGCCTTTACAAGGTTGGCAAAATGGGCGGATAAAGTGGAACAGGCCGGCTTCAAGTCATTCAACACCGTCTCCAGAACCATAAATATCCATCACAAAAAAATATTGAACTACTTCGACAACAAGAGTACAAATGCTTCAGCAGAATCTTTCAATGCAAAGATAAAAGCTTTCAGAAGTCAGTTTAGAGGTGTAGGTGACATCAATTTCTTCCTGTTCAGATTGACCAAATTATTTGCGTAG
- a CDS encoding transposase produces MHESFNALMPLIIPEGVSDYFEMTHYSKEEKRLDIFLEELNNTPEEYQGQKLISKGFFEPVTLQDFPIRGMQVYLHVKRRRWLNQDTDKVVYRNWELVAKGTRITQDFAAFLKGISGQPGS; encoded by the coding sequence ATGCACGAATCTTTTAACGCGTTAATGCCCTTAATTATTCCCGAAGGAGTTTCCGATTATTTTGAGATGACCCACTATTCCAAAGAAGAAAAAAGACTGGATATCTTTCTGGAGGAACTCAATAATACACCTGAAGAATATCAAGGCCAGAAGTTGATTTCCAAGGGGTTTTTCGAACCCGTTACCCTTCAAGATTTTCCTATCCGTGGCATGCAGGTCTATCTTCATGTCAAGCGCCGCAGGTGGCTCAACCAGGATACCGATAAAGTAGTCTACAGAAATTGGGAACTAGTAGCCAAAGGGACGCGCATCACACAGGATTTCGCAGCTTTTTTAAAAGGTATCAGCGGACAACCAGGCTCATAG
- a CDS encoding exopolyphosphatase: MRYAAIDIGSNAVRLLIADIIGQKDQYNFKKNTLLRVPLRLGDDAFIHQEISPRKAESLIKTMKAFRELMDVYHVEDYMACATSAMRDARNGADIVAEVKKNGINIDIIEGAKEAEIIYNSHWDNKMEKDKVYLYIDVGGGSTELSLFANGVLVNSRSFNLGTIRILDNQDKTETWDELKEWVRSNTHMYKQVVGIGTGGNINKLARLSNEKLDKPLSYAKLKAVYEHLSSFSLKERIILLGLNEDRADVIIPASEIFLTIMKHGRLKQIIVPRVGLVDGVIRTLINRNLVK, translated from the coding sequence GTGAGATACGCCGCAATAGATATAGGCTCCAATGCAGTCCGTCTTTTGATAGCTGACATTATAGGACAGAAAGATCAATATAATTTTAAGAAAAATACACTGTTACGTGTTCCACTCCGTTTGGGAGATGATGCGTTTATTCATCAGGAAATTTCACCAAGGAAAGCCGAGAGTTTGATCAAAACGATGAAGGCTTTTCGGGAGTTGATGGATGTTTATCACGTGGAGGATTATATGGCCTGTGCGACGTCGGCCATGCGTGATGCGCGAAATGGGGCCGACATTGTTGCGGAAGTCAAGAAAAATGGTATAAACATCGATATTATCGAAGGGGCAAAAGAGGCTGAGATTATTTATAATAGTCATTGGGATAATAAGATGGAGAAAGATAAAGTTTATCTTTACATTGATGTTGGTGGTGGTAGTACGGAATTGTCGTTATTCGCCAATGGTGTCTTGGTAAACTCTAGATCTTTCAACTTAGGGACGATCCGTATTTTGGACAATCAGGATAAGACAGAAACCTGGGATGAATTGAAAGAATGGGTGCGAAGCAATACGCACATGTATAAGCAAGTGGTTGGGATCGGTACTGGCGGAAATATTAATAAGCTTGCGCGTCTTTCCAATGAAAAATTGGATAAACCATTATCTTATGCCAAATTGAAAGCGGTATATGAGCATTTATCTTCCTTTTCTTTGAAAGAGCGTATTATTTTATTGGGTTTGAACGAAGATCGTGCGGATGTAATTATACCAGCAAGTGAGATTTTCCTGACGATTATGAAGCACGGCCGCCTAAAACAAATCATTGTTCCACGGGTTGGACTTGTCGACGGTGTAATTAGAACCTTGATCAATAGGAATTTAGTAAAATAA